The proteins below are encoded in one region of Brassica napus cultivar Da-Ae chromosome A6, Da-Ae, whole genome shotgun sequence:
- the LOC106350641 gene encoding receptor-like protein 52 produces MTLLPLPFLFLFLTSLPFSVISQLDERSTLLTLKRGLGDPPSLRLWNTTSSPCDWSEITCFAGNVTGISLKNKIITATVPTNICDFPNLETLDLSSNRFSGDFPTVLYNCTKLRHLDLSQNYFNGSLPADIDRLSPQLEFLNLGANAFSGDIPTELTSLSKLKSIFLYSNNLSGELPEEIISWKSLVTLSLSKNKLSGNIPRALGLLPRLVDLDLSENELSGEIPPEIGNLKFKTLNFSSNMLTGEVPDQLDNLAYETSFLNNTNLCADKPVVKLQDCRKVLRRSKRLRGPIFVMIVVIGALILAVTLVLTFVVVWNYMKPRTSRPNIFNKDCLNSFMYNICIKYNGH; encoded by the exons ATGACCCTCTTACCCTTAcccttcctctttctctttctcacttcACTACCCTTTTCTGTAATTTCGCAGCTCGACGAACGGTCAACACTCCTCACCCTGAAACGCGGTCTCGGAGACCCACCGTCTCTCCGCCTATGGAACACCACATCTTCTCCTTGCGACTGGTCGGAGATTACCTGCTTCGCCGGAAACGTCACCGGGATAAGTCTCAAGAACAAGATCATCACCGCAACGGTTCCGACCAATATATGCGATTTCCCAAACCTGGAAACTCTCGACTTGTCGTCTAATCGATTCTCCGGAGACTTTCCGACCGTTCTCTACAACTGCACCAAGCTTCGCCATCTCGACCTCTCCCAGAACTACTTCAACGGCTCACTTCCCGCCGACATCGATCGTCTCTCGCCACAACTCGAGTTTCTCAACCTCGGTGCCAACGCCTTCTCCGGAGATATCCCGACGGAGTTAACGTCTCTTTCGAAACTCAAATCAATCTTTCTCTATTCGAACAATCTCTCCGGCGAGTTACCGGAGGAAATCATCTCGTGGAAGTCGTTGGTTACGTTGAGTCTATCAAAGAACAAACTCTCCGGGAACATTCCTCGAGCTCTAGGGCTGTTGCCACGCTTGGTCGATCTTGATCTGTCGGAGAACGAACTCTCCGGCGAAATCCCCCCGGAGATCGGGAACCTGAAGTTCAAAACGCTTAACTTTTCGTCAAACATGCTCACCGGAGAAGTACCGGACCAACTTGATAACCTTGCGTACGAGACAAGTTTCTTGAACAACACCAATCTCTGCGCAGACAAACCCGTTGTTAAGTTACAGGATTGTCGGAAAGTGCTCCGGAGATCAAAACGGTTGCGTGGGCCAATCTTCGTCATGATTGTAGTCATCGGTGCTCTGATCCTGGCCGTCACTCTGGTTCTCACGTTCGTTGTGGTTTGGAACTACATGAAACCAAGAACAAGCAGacctaatatttttaataaagattgTTTGAATTcatttatgtataatatttgtattaaatata atgggcATTAA